The following are encoded in a window of Rhizobium leguminosarum genomic DNA:
- a CDS encoding ABC transporter permease, translated as MTNFLSFPRLFSILLWLAGGLVILFLIAPIVAIVPLSFNAEPFFTYPMPGLSLRWYREFFDSNVWQLALKNSIIVAVFATLLSTFLGTLAAIGLSRPSCPARATLTAILISPMIVPVIVSAVGIYYAFAAVGLLNSLTGLVLAHTAIGAPFVVITVTATLASFDHNLMRAASSLGAAPVEATLRIMLPVIAPGVASGALFAFVTSFDEVVIALFIAGSEERTLPRQMWSGVRETLSPTIAAVATLLILFSTLFLATIQWLQRRAERQKIAHRD; from the coding sequence ATGACAAACTTCCTTTCTTTCCCGCGGCTGTTTTCGATCCTCTTGTGGCTGGCTGGCGGCCTCGTGATCCTTTTCCTGATCGCGCCGATCGTAGCGATCGTACCGCTCTCCTTCAATGCCGAGCCGTTCTTCACCTATCCCATGCCCGGCCTGTCGCTCCGGTGGTATCGGGAATTCTTCGATTCCAACGTCTGGCAGCTGGCGCTGAAAAACAGCATCATCGTCGCCGTCTTCGCCACGCTTCTGTCGACCTTTCTCGGCACGCTTGCCGCGATCGGCCTCAGCCGGCCCTCCTGCCCGGCGCGGGCAACACTGACCGCCATTCTGATTTCGCCGATGATCGTGCCGGTCATCGTTTCGGCAGTCGGCATCTATTATGCCTTTGCCGCCGTCGGGCTGCTCAACAGCCTGACCGGGCTGGTGCTGGCCCATACGGCGATCGGCGCGCCTTTCGTGGTGATCACCGTGACCGCCACGCTCGCAAGCTTCGATCACAATCTGATGCGGGCGGCATCCAGTCTCGGCGCAGCCCCGGTCGAAGCGACCTTGCGCATCATGCTCCCGGTCATCGCGCCGGGGGTGGCGTCCGGCGCGCTCTTTGCCTTCGTGACATCATTCGACGAAGTGGTGATTGCACTCTTCATCGCCGGTTCCGAAGAACGCACGCTGCCGCGCCAGATGTGGAGCGGCGTGCGCGAAACGCTGAGCCCGACGATCGCCGCCGTCGCCACGCTCCTCATCCTGTTTTCGACGCTGTTCCTCGCCACGATCCAATGGCTGCAGCGCCGCGCCGAACGCCAGAAGATTGCGCATAGGGACTAA
- a CDS encoding SIS domain-containing protein — protein sequence MLQNENRSSGLGVTAGDLDRYFTFLRHVLVNATATRSAGESLDYAAAVTESMQLARATHDAGRKIMFIGNGGSAAIASHMATDYSKNGGLRAMAMNDGATLTCLSNDLGYENVFSTQIAMHANEGDLLVAISSSGRSESITKAVRTARDKGCAVVTLSGFAPGNPLRDLGDLNFYVASDQYGYVEIAHLAICHAVLDFSCGLVPPTLS from the coding sequence ATGTTACAGAATGAGAACAGATCTTCTGGGCTTGGCGTAACAGCCGGCGACCTGGATCGCTACTTCACATTTCTCCGCCATGTTCTCGTGAATGCAACCGCTACGCGGTCAGCCGGAGAGAGCCTGGATTATGCAGCAGCCGTAACAGAGTCCATGCAGCTGGCCCGTGCCACGCACGATGCCGGACGGAAGATCATGTTCATTGGCAACGGCGGCAGCGCGGCAATCGCCAGCCACATGGCAACCGACTACTCGAAAAACGGCGGGCTGCGCGCCATGGCGATGAACGACGGCGCGACGCTGACATGCCTCTCAAACGATCTCGGATATGAGAACGTGTTCTCGACGCAAATCGCCATGCACGCGAACGAAGGTGACCTGCTGGTGGCAATCAGCAGTTCGGGGAGATCCGAAAGCATTACCAAGGCCGTCCGCACGGCCCGGGACAAAGGCTGCGCCGTCGTGACTTTGAGCGGATTCGCGCCGGGCAATCCGCTGCGTGATCTGGGTGACCTGAACTTTTATGTGGCTTCCGATCAATATGGCTATGTGGAGATCGCACATCTGGCGATTTGCCATGCCGTATTGGATTTTTCCTGCGGACTTGTCCCGCCCACTCTCTCCTAG
- a CDS encoding RidA family protein encodes MQIERYETGKRMSQAVTYGGFVFLAGQVAIDAPGASVREQTTNILAQITRLLEDAGSDPTRILSATIWLTDISSFEDMNAVWDAWVPSGHAPARATVEARLAGPEFSVEIGIIAAIGS; translated from the coding sequence ATGCAGATCGAACGCTACGAAACCGGAAAGCGGATGAGCCAGGCCGTGACCTACGGCGGCTTCGTGTTCCTCGCAGGCCAGGTTGCCATCGACGCGCCGGGCGCCTCCGTCCGCGAACAGACGACCAACATCCTTGCGCAGATCACGCGGCTTCTGGAAGACGCGGGCAGCGATCCGACACGGATCCTCAGCGCGACGATCTGGCTTACTGACATCTCCAGCTTCGAGGATATGAATGCCGTCTGGGACGCCTGGGTGCCTTCAGGTCATGCGCCGGCGCGCGCCACGGTCGAAGCAAGGCTCGCCGGACCGGAATTTTCCGTGGAGATTGGCATCATCGCGGCGATCGGGAGCTGA
- a CDS encoding ABC transporter permease: MVIATMNDGDEARIADRTRVKRLGSAKSKAQLRALLLIAPLLIFLLLVFVLPIAVLLTRAVDNRAASAALPYTLSALSAWDEESAPDEALFAAFATDLKQSPRDQIAEVAKRLNYYETGMRSMLLKTARTIRNAKPPYNAAFVAIDPKWETPHYWTLIKNASPPFTDYYLLASLDLERDASGAIGRVSAENAVHVDVLIRTFVVSASVIVICLFLGYPLAALIARSKGAVANALLILVLLPFWTSLLVRTSAWVVLLQGRGVINSALIWLGLVDPAHPLDLIYNRIGVLIAMTHILLPFMVLPIYSVMKSIPPVYLRAASSLGAPPMSAFLRIYLPMSMPGVSAGGLLVFILAFGYYITPALVGGPGDQMVSYFIAYYSNQVTNWGMAAALSTILLVAVLILYAVYNRIVGIDRLRIG; this comes from the coding sequence ATGGTGATCGCGACAATGAATGACGGTGACGAGGCAAGGATTGCTGATCGCACGCGGGTGAAAAGGCTCGGCAGTGCGAAAAGCAAGGCGCAGCTGAGAGCGCTGCTGCTGATCGCGCCTCTGTTGATCTTCCTGCTGCTCGTCTTCGTCCTGCCCATTGCCGTGTTGTTGACACGCGCGGTCGACAACAGGGCGGCCTCCGCCGCCCTGCCCTACACGTTGTCGGCCCTTTCCGCCTGGGATGAAGAATCCGCGCCCGACGAAGCGCTGTTTGCCGCCTTTGCCACCGATCTGAAGCAATCGCCCCGCGACCAGATCGCCGAAGTGGCCAAGCGTCTCAACTATTACGAGACGGGCATGCGCTCGATGCTGTTGAAAACCGCTCGTACGATCCGCAACGCGAAGCCGCCCTACAACGCCGCCTTCGTTGCCATCGATCCCAAGTGGGAGACCCCGCACTACTGGACGCTCATCAAGAATGCCTCGCCGCCCTTCACCGACTATTACCTGCTCGCCTCGCTCGACCTGGAGCGCGACGCGTCGGGCGCCATCGGCAGGGTCTCGGCAGAGAATGCGGTGCATGTCGATGTCCTGATCCGCACATTCGTCGTCAGCGCTTCGGTGATTGTGATCTGCCTGTTTCTCGGCTATCCCCTCGCCGCGCTGATCGCCCGGTCGAAAGGGGCGGTTGCCAATGCGCTGCTGATCCTGGTCCTCCTGCCGTTCTGGACCTCGCTTCTGGTGCGTACCAGCGCCTGGGTCGTCCTGCTGCAGGGACGCGGCGTGATCAACTCGGCGCTCATCTGGTTGGGCCTGGTCGATCCCGCACATCCCCTCGACCTGATCTACAATCGCATCGGCGTGCTGATCGCCATGACCCATATTCTGCTGCCCTTCATGGTGCTGCCGATCTACAGTGTCATGAAGAGCATACCTCCGGTCTATTTGCGTGCCGCCTCGTCGCTTGGCGCGCCGCCGATGTCGGCCTTCTTGCGCATATACCTGCCGATGAGCATGCCTGGTGTCAGCGCCGGCGGGCTGCTCGTCTTCATCCTGGCGTTTGGTTATTACATCACCCCGGCTCTGGTCGGCGGGCCGGGAGACCAGATGGTCAGCTATTTCATCGCCTATTACTCCAATCAGGTCACCAACTGGGGCATGGCGGCGGCTTTGAGCACGATCCTGTTGGTGGCGGTGCTGATCCTCTATGCCGTCTACAATCGCATTGTCGGCATCGACAGGCTGAGGATAGGCTGA